In Sander vitreus isolate 19-12246 chromosome 7, sanVit1, whole genome shotgun sequence, a genomic segment contains:
- the LOC144520543 gene encoding U8 snoRNA-decapping enzyme — MASGQLSRAEALACSGCRHACHVMLYCDTKSQLFGRLPIRHIILMQMRFDGLLGFPGGFVKPSEETLEAGLSRELLEELGVTLPILVEDHADSCYAPASSHSSSSSPSSRLITHFYVKKMEEEQIREVERAAASTATDHGQEVLGMVRVPLYTTKGGGGLAAFLSHSFIGNARSQLADSLLRLNLVAPEELHKALTHSLKIHTHTAEDLQVAFALTEAKRKRF, encoded by the exons ATGGCGAGTGGACAGCTATCGAGGGCGGAGGCGTTGGCGTGCTCAGGCTGCAGGCATGCATGTCACGTGATGCTCTACTGTGACACGAAAAGTCAGCTGTTTGGGAGACTTCCTATCAGACATATCATACTG ATGCAGATGCGCTTTGACGGTCTGCTGGGTTTCCCTGGAGG GTTCGTCAAACCATCGGAGGAGACCCTGGAGGCAGGGCTTAGCAGGGAGTTGTTGGAGGAGCTGGGTGTAACTCTTCCTATATTGGTAGAAGATCATGCGGACTCTTGCTATGCCCCTGCTTCCtcacactcctcctcctcctctccgtcCTCCCGTCTTATCACTCACTTCTACGTGaagaagatggaggaggagcagaTTAGGGAGGTGGAGAGAGCGGCTGCATCCACTGCAACAGATCATGGACAagag gttTTAGGAATGGTCAGAGTCCCTCTGTACACCACGAAAGGCGGGGGAGGCCTCGCGGCTTTCCTGTCGCACTCGTTCATCGGTAATGCTCGCTCCCAGCTTGCCGACTCTCTGCTGCGTCTCAACCTGGTCGCCCCTGAGGAGTTGCATAAAGCCCTCACACACTCTCtgaagatacacacacacaccgcagagGACCTGCAAGTGGCCTTTGCGCTAACAGAGGCAAAGAGGAAACGGTTTTAA
- the gss gene encoding glutathione synthetase → MAQGIPDKIMTNTTLIKHLADVAKDAALLQGVLMRIHETPNSSELVTYAPFTLFPTPVPKDVFFQALAVQTKYNTLVDKISQDPDFLEEALASTIAVDDFTARLFRIHQQILKEGRSQSIVLGLNRSDYMLDQGDDGSSSLKQIEINTFAASFGGLSSRTPEVHRHVLTVAGQLEESRRILDNNPAAGLAKAVAKAWELYGSERAVVMFLVEEGQRNIFDQRYIENELWKRNISTMRKRFDDVTKTGSLDQDKRLFVDDQEVAVVYFRNGYMPENYISEKTWDARLLMERSLAVKCPDISTHLAGTKKVQQVLASPGVLEKFFPDQPQVVEQIRATFAGLYTLDMGPEGEKTVAMALAAPERFVLKPQREGGGNNIYGSEICQVLQGVKESTERMAYILMDKIHPTPVQNYLLRRDGPLKISNCLSELGVFGTYVRQGKDMVMNECAGHLLRTKSSEHSDGGVAAGVAVLDNPLLV, encoded by the exons ATGGCCCAGGGGATACCAGATAAGATAATGACTAATACTACACTGATAAAACACTTGGCGGATGTGGCAAAAGATGCAGCACTTCTGCAGGGGGTTCTAATGCGGATCCACGAGACCCCCAACTCATCAGAG TTGGTGACGTACGCTCCATTCACACTCTTCCCCACACCTGTGCCTAAGGATGTGTTCTTCCAGGCCCTGGCAGTGCAAACAAAGTACAATACACTGGTGGACAAGATCAGCCAGGATCCAGACTTTCTGGAAGAGGCTCTGGCTAG CACCATTGCGGTGGATGATTTCACTGCAAGGCTTTTCAGGATCCACCAACAAATCCTAAAAGAAGGAAGGTCTCAG TCTATTGTGTTGGGTCTCAATCGGTCCGACTACATGCTGGACCAGGGAGATGATGGCTCGTCGTCTTTGAAGCAGATAGAAATCAACACCTTTGCTGCCAGTTTCGGAGGTCTCTCTTCACGCACGCCAGAAGTACACCG ACACGTCCTTACGGTGGCTGGGCAACTGGAGGAGAGCCGGCGGATCCTCGACAACAACCCTGCAGCTGGTCTGGCCAAGGCTGTTGCCAAAGCCTGGGAGCTCTATGGATCAGAGAG aGCAGTCGTCATGTTCCTGGTGGAAGAGGGCCAAAGGAACATCTTTGATCAACGATACATTGAGAACGAACTGTGGAAGAG AAACATAAGCACAATGAGAAAGCGGTTCGACGATGTTACTAAAACAGGGTCCCTCGATCAGGACAAGAGGCTATTTGT TGATGACCAAGAGGTAGCAGTGGTGTACTTCAGGAATGGCTACATGCCTGAGAACTACATTTCTGAAAAG ACTTGGGATGCTCGTCTTCTGATGGAGCGCTCTCTGGCTGTGAAATGTCCCGACATCAGCACTCACCTGGCTGGAACCAAGAAGGTCCAGCAGGTGCTCGCCAGCCCTGGAGTTCTGGAGAAGTTCTTCCCCGACCAGCCCCAAGTAGTGGAGCAGATCAGAGCAACGTTCGCTGGCCTCTACACTCTAGACATG gGACCAGAGGGTGAAAAAACGGTAGCAATGGCGTTGGCAGCACCGGAGCGGTTTGTTCTGAAGCCTCAGCGTGAGGGAGGAG GTAACAACATCTATGGATCAGAGATCTGCCAGGTCCTGCAGGGAGTGAAGGAGAGTACAGAGAGGATGGCCTATATTCTGATGGATAAAATCCATCCCACCCCCGTACAGAACTACCTGCTGAGACGAGACGGTCCGCTCAAAATCAGCAACTGTCTCAGTGAACTGGGCGTGTTTGGAACATATGTCAG GCAAGGTAAAGACATGGTGATGAACGAGTGTGCGGGTCACCTGCTGAGGACCAAGAGTTCCGAACACTCAGACGGAGGCGTAGCAGCCGGCGTGGCTGTGCTGGACAATCCTCTCCTCGTTTGA